A genomic window from Ascaphus truei isolate aAscTru1 chromosome 1, aAscTru1.hap1, whole genome shotgun sequence includes:
- the CTXN3 gene encoding cortexin-3 isoform X2: MRRKRTFWNCLFPFSWTMVGETLPSTLLPTLSASYGASMNLEQKTTFAFVILLFIILGVLIVRCFRILLDPYKSMPTSTWADGVDGLEKGQFDYALA; the protein is encoded by the coding sequence ATGAGGAGAAAAAGAACATTTTGGAATTGCTTGTTTCCATTTTCCTGGACAATGGTTGGAGAGACTTTACCTTCCACCCTATTACCAACACTGAGTGCATCTTATGGTGCATCTATGAATCTGGAGCAGAAGACAACCTTTGCCTTTGTGATTTTATTGTTCATTATTTTGGGTGTCCTCATTGTTAGGTGTTTCAGAATTCTTCTTGACCCATACAAGAGCATGCCAACTTCTACTTGGGCAGATGGAGTTGATGGACTAGAGAAAGGACAGTTTGACTATGCCCTGGCATAG
- the CTXN3 gene encoding cortexin-3 isoform X1: MDQVFYRLEQDSKVQSQYFYHAFGEVMRRKRTFWNCLFPFSWTMVGETLPSTLLPTLSASYGASMNLEQKTTFAFVILLFIILGVLIVRCFRILLDPYKSMPTSTWADGVDGLEKGQFDYALA; the protein is encoded by the coding sequence ACTCCAAGGTGCAGTCCCAGTATTTCTACCATGCATTTGGTGAAGTTATGAGGAGAAAAAGAACATTTTGGAATTGCTTGTTTCCATTTTCCTGGACAATGGTTGGAGAGACTTTACCTTCCACCCTATTACCAACACTGAGTGCATCTTATGGTGCATCTATGAATCTGGAGCAGAAGACAACCTTTGCCTTTGTGATTTTATTGTTCATTATTTTGGGTGTCCTCATTGTTAGGTGTTTCAGAATTCTTCTTGACCCATACAAGAGCATGCCAACTTCTACTTGGGCAGATGGAGTTGATGGACTAGAGAAAGGACAGTTTGACTATGCCCTGGCATAG